The Primulina huaijiensis isolate GDHJ02 chromosome 9, ASM1229523v2, whole genome shotgun sequence genomic interval TCTTATCATTCCCGACAAACTATGTTTGATaatcaagaaattaattatttatcggCTACAAATTTTTCCCATAAGCCCTATGTAGCAAAGCAACAGTCTTCTCATCGTTTGCATTTCAGCAATAACACACCCTTTTGGAACGCCGCCGCGGCTCCGCCAGATTTTATCCCATCAACACCCTCCAAGTACCTTACCTCAAGTCATAATAATTTCCCCAGTACAAGTCATGATGATCAAAAGGTAATATATATAAAGATTCATACTTCCTGTTTGCTTATTATGCATGTAGGTAATTTCTTGAGATCGTTTTTCTCAACTtagagaaaaatttgaaaaatttcaGCTGGGTAAGGAAGAATCCAAGAACTTGGCCTCAGTGGCGAAGAAATCAATCAGCAAAGAACCAGCATTCAAGCATCCAAGATTAGAAACTCCATTATCATTACCAACCTTTAAGGTACAATAAATAGAGTACTTGATTTTAACTGAATTCAGCTTTTTGACAAAATTTTAAAGTGAGCATTGGCCCGTTCTCTTTTGGAAGTAAAGATCATGTTTTTTCAAGTAAGTGGAATCTTATAGCTTTCATCTCCTATTTTTTTCCCCAGGTCCGAAAAGAGAAACTGGGGGACCGAATAACTGCACTCCAACAGTTGGTTTCACCTTTCGGAAAGGTAATAATTTGGATCTTTGATCGGTTTTAAGGAAATCAGTACTCTTAATTAATCTGTATTAACTGAGAATTTTATTGTTCTTTCAGACTGATACCGCATCTGTTCTACATGAAGCAATTGAATATATCAAGTTACTCCACGATCAAGTCAATGTATGTCCTTAATTAATtgcaatattatatatcatattattgcaACTGACGATTCCTGTAACGAttcattatatgtttttttttgtttcaggTATTCAGCACTCCATATTTGAAAAATGGGTCTCCGCCATTGCAACACCAACAGGTAGGTGTTTCCTCCGATGGCTGTATGCCTGTATCCACTCAGCTTTTCAGCAtcatttacaaaaataaaaataagttcgAAATAATATACTCTCCGACTTGTGAATATCCACCTcctttaaattcttaaaattagTCGATACATTTAACAAATATTATCCGTAAGCAATGAGGCGGAACAAGGAGTTGTGCACACTGCCCAGTGGTGAGACTGCCATTTTTCATTGTAGGAGGTTTTAACTTAGTATCAGGGCTGGAGATTGCTAAAATGTTCACGGTCTCATAGTTAAATGCAAAACCCCAAATTTTTCATGAAGTTTGTTAGGAAGACCTTTGATTcctaatatatacatatatatataccctAAGAACTTaaattttgaaacataaatGAATCTTGGATATCGATTCAAtgctaaataattaatttataatattgatattaCTCATAACTTGAAGTTGTAATATTTTATGCAGGACCAAGAAGGCCTAAAACAAGATTTAAGCAGCAGAGGTCTTTGCCTCGTGCCGATTTCAAGCACCTTCCCTGTTGCTGCTGAGAAAATTTCAGATTTCTGGACCCCTACTTCTGGAAGAAGCTCAGGTAGCTAATTACAATTAGGcttaagaattaaaaaaaaaaacaactgaATACCACTAGCTAAATTTTATCTATCCGAAAGAAAGCTGGATAAAGATAAGATACTGCAAAAATGGAAGCCAAGTTGTTGGGTATGCAAAAATTCAGGAAAGGTAGACAGAGAAAAAGAGAAGGGGACTAAAGAGGCCACCCTTCAAGAAAGACAGCCAATCCTGGCCCATATAACAAATGATCAAGGAACAGATTATAAAACCAATGATTCTCATAAATTTGTTGCAAACTATGTATTTAAATTGATGAAGGGAAAAGGAACAAGTGCTATATTCAGCTTTAGTTTGATTACTACTCTTGATGATGCAGTGTGCATTATCAGTTTGGTCTGAATTTAGCAGATTATATAACTTCAGAATTGTTCCTGTTTCTATATTTAATGTAATGGATTTTAGTTTGCAACTTAATTAGAAATCGTTTCTTTAATGCATGCTTAGTTTTAGGGTTTCTTATTCTTGAGATGGGTACGTACAGGTTGTGTATGTGCATGCGTCCATTTACCCCCGTTAACAAGACATATATATTATTGGCACTGGGCCGGTTTAACACATGCGTTCATCTAAAATATTTCTAGGATAAAACAAAATTCCATCCAATtggcaaatatttttttataatattgacAATACCAAACAAGTAAATATtatagaaaacaaaaaattcctACATTAATGTCACGgcagcccacttgtgatattgttcTCTTTGGCCCGAGGtctcacggctttaaaacgtGTCACAACGTGCGGCGTCCACTCAacactggctctgataccaaacgTGACATTTGGTATTAGACGTTTTAAAACCGTGAGGTTTCAGACCAAAACGGACAATATCACAAATGGACTGAgccgtgacatttggtatcagagctagtgtTGAGTGGGCGCCGCACattgtgacgcgttttaaatcCGTGAGGCATCGGGCCAAAGCGAGCAATATCACAAATAGGCTGAGCTGTGACAATTAATATGCAAAATTGTGTAAATCAAATATAGGGATGTTTCAGTACATACAAGAACCTAGCTAGCTAGCAGATAAAATGATAGGAAAttagtatatattattattatttaatgttCACTTTTTTTAGCATTAATTCCCCAGTCTCTGGATGAATCTTATCCTTACagaacattttctattttactCATCTGTCgttttatttactttttgattctattttcatgaaaataaataaattacggACTCTAAGATTATTCTAATaacttcattaaaaaaaagtacaGTTCGGGCAACGAATTGTATAATATAATACATTAATATTCTCatat includes:
- the LOC140984138 gene encoding uncharacterized protein; translated protein: MAEEFDHGGVCGGSNWWSSPRNLFSSSPCSSATNGTGSFGWRSSHELNMDMKTTRSSDNSAGSVSACSPTILRAVQKFQQRPTADDWINQDLRHDIGRSDENYSQIEQASGALNSSMNYRHQTRGVDDCNEIDKWNSQIHFCGDFSVNAFKRESQIGFSLQPQPLDSITECTETCQGLTTNFPLNSTSYSYTSTLLRTLFHSDSYHSRQTMFDNQEINYLSATNFSHKPYVAKQQSSHRLHFSNNTPFWNAAAAPPDFIPSTPSKYLTSSHNNFPSTSHDDQKLGKEESKNLASVAKKSISKEPAFKHPRLETPLSLPTFKVRKEKLGDRITALQQLVSPFGKTDTASVLHEAIEYIKLLHDQVNVFSTPYLKNGSPPLQHQQDQEGLKQDLSSRGLCLVPISSTFPVAAEKISDFWTPTSGRSSESWIKIRYCKNGSQVVGYAKIQER